The proteins below come from a single Elgaria multicarinata webbii isolate HBS135686 ecotype San Diego chromosome 11, rElgMul1.1.pri, whole genome shotgun sequence genomic window:
- the LOC134405281 gene encoding olfactory receptor 2D2-like, which yields MWNQNRTSVSEFILLGFTSHPTLQRLFLVLCLVMALATMLGNSIIIFLVWVDSRLHTAMYFFIGNLSLLDILFTVITIPQMLVHLVSGINIISFSRCMTQLNLTLSCGMTECFILAFMAYDRYVAICLPLRYPTIMRMHVCVKMAGLCWIGAFFNAAALTAITVRFPFCGPNQINHFYCELPAMLPLACMDTYMAEALILALSVIVLMLPFTFIVVSYVHIAKVVIGMCSAKGRQRAFSTCATHLTVVTLFYSTIGFTHLQPRTNHVADQQKTASVFYALVSPMLNPIIYSLRNKDVKGALAKSMGKVS from the coding sequence ATGTGGAATCAGAATAGGACCTCAGTCAGCGAATTCATTCTTCTGGGCTTCACCAGTCACCCCACATTGCAGCGTCTCTTCTTGGTGTTGTGCCTGGTCATGGCTTTGGCTACTATGTTGGGAAACAGCATCATCATCTTCTTGGTCTGGGTTGACTCCCGCCTCCACACAGCTATGTACTTTTTCATTGGTAACCTCTCTTTGCTGGACATCCTATTCACTGTGATTACGATTCCTCAGATGCTTGTCCACTTGGTCTCTGGGATTAATATAATTTCTTTCAGCAGATGCATGACTCAACTCAATCTAACCCTGTCCTGTGGGATGACTGAGTGCTTCATCTTGGCTTTCATGGCATATGACCGCTATGTGGCCATATGCCTGCCTTTGAGATACCCCACTATCATGAGAATGCATGTGTGCGTGAAGATGGCAGGATTATGCTGGATTGGGGCCTTCTTCAATGCTGCAGCTCTGACAGCCATCACTGTGAGATTCCCATTTTGTGGGCCCAACCAGATCAACCATTTCTATTGTGAATTGCCAGCAATGCTTCCACTGGCCTGCATGGACACCTATATGGCAGAAGCCCTCATCCTTGCCCTGAGTGTAATTGTCCTCATGCTGCCTTTCACATTCATAGTGGTCTCCTATGTCCACATTGCCAAGGTGGTGATAGGCATGTGCTCAGCCAAGGGACGACAACGAGCTTTCTCCACCTGTGCCACCCACCTCACAGTTGTCACATTGTTCTACAGCACCATTGGCTTCACTCACTTGCAGCCTCGAACCAACCATGTGGCAGACCAGCAGAAGACAGCCTCAGTCTTCTATGCTCTGGTCTCCCCCATGCTGAACCCTATCATCTACAGCCTGAGGAACAAAGATGTTAAAGGAGCCTTGGCCAAATCAATGGGGAAGGTGAGCTGA
- the LOC134405258 gene encoding olfactory receptor 10A7-like has protein sequence MSPHNQTMVNEFILLAFSNLGQLQILLFSVFLIFYLTTVIGNILIILLTTLDTTLHSPMYFFLQILSFSEIGFVSTIVPKLLVNLLSIKKTISLLGCRAQIYFVFFFGAMECFILIVMAYDRFVAICNPLRYTIIMNRKFCIVLVTAVWASGFPVATIQSTWLLSFPFCRSNTISHFFCDAPPILKLACADTYRFELFSFIETIIFLFCPFTLILVSYIHIISTILRMPSAEGRRKAFSTCSSHIIVVTLFYGSASLTHFQPKSSYAQGNKHLLSLSYVIFTPMLNPFIYSLRNKDVKGALIKLLRKKI, from the coding sequence ATGAGCCCTCACAATCAGACTATGGTCAATGAATTCATTCTTTTGGCATTTTCCAACCTAGGCCAGCTGCAGATCCTCCTATTCAGTGTATTTCTTATCTTCTATCTGACAACTGTAATAGGAAACATCCTCATCATTTTGCTAACAACTCTGGACACCACTTTGCACAGCCCAATGTACTTCTTCCTCCAAATCCTGTCCTTTTCAGAAATTGGATTTGTATCAACAATTGTTCCTAAGCTGCTTGTGAACCTTCTCTCCATTAAAAAGACCATCTCCTTATTAGGATGCAGGGCACAAATAtactttgtcttcttttttggtgccaTGGAGTGCTTCATTTTAATAGTCATGGCATATGACCGCTTTGTTGCTATATGCAACCCTCTGCGTTATACAATCATAATGAACAGGAAGTTCTGTATAGTGCTGGTGACAGCTGTATGGGCCTCAGGATTCCCTGTTGCCACTATACAGAGTACCTGGCtgctcagtttcccattctgtaGATCTAACACAATTTCTCATTTCTTTTGTGATGCTCCACCAATTCTAAAGTTGGCCTGTGCAGATACTTACAGGTTTGAGCTATTTTCCTTCATAGAAACTATTATCTTTCTTTTCTGCCCCTTCACTCTGATCCTAGTCTCCTACATTCATATTATTAGCACCATTTTGAGAATGCCTTCAGCTGAGGGGAGACGGAAAGCTTTCTCCACTTGCTCTTCACATATTATTGTTGTGACTCTGTTTTATGGGTCAGCTAGTCTGACTCACTTTCAGCCTAAGTCAAGCTATGCCCAAGGGAACAAGCATTTGCTTTCTCTCTCCTATGTGATCTTCACACCCATGTTAAACCCTTTCATCTATAGCCTACGGAACAAGGATGTAAAGGGAGCCTTAATTAAGCTGCTCAGAAAGAAAATATGA